tctttcttgggtATAATATAATAGACAATATAATAGATTCATCCCTACCTACTGAAGAATTTTTCTGGAATCATGTTGCCAACTCTAATTTAGTCATCTAAGACCCAGGAGGTTATAATGTGGTGTCAATACCATCAAGGCATTGTAAGTTTTTATTAGAAAGCCATGATGGGCATATCTGGGATAGTCATATTGAGAAAAGACTATCATGAATTGTATGATAGAATcgtctctcttattttcttttgttgtattCCACATACTCACTTCATGTTCAAGTGCATTTCATATTTAGAATTACATTAAGATTTTGGTGTCATTTGTTACAATATAATATTTTGCTTACCCATaggataaactttaaaaagtttaattttcctTTGGCCTTGTCATATACATTATCTATAATTTAATTTAGTAACAGTGCAATTTTCTgtgacatttattgaatgaaactatcagttcagttcagttgctcagttgtgtccaactctgtgaccccatgaactgcagcacgccaggcctccctgtccatcaccaactcccggagtccacccaaacccatgtccattgagtcggtgatgccatccaaccatctcatcctctgtcgtccccttctcctctgaacTATAATGTGATCCAACTCTTCCACTTAATTTTTTCTGTGTCCTCTATACTCTAAAAATAGGGAACTTAAtgtcttttcttaaaaatctgcTACAGATAATCTAATTTATTAAGGATAGGAAGTGATagcattaaaatgtatttattgttaCAAGGCCACTCATCTATTCTTTGTAGATTGTCTTTCTCTTGTGAATTACACTTTACCTTCAAGTGAGAAAAATTGGTGCAGAAATTGTCACTGTTAGTGATAATTGCTTTCACATGCAGATTTTACATTAGCTaatgatggtgattgcagccatgaaattaaaagacacttactccttggaaggaaagttatgaccagcctagatagcatattcaaaagcagagacattactttgccaacaaaggtccgtctagtcaaggctatggtttttccagtggtcatgtatggatgtgagagctggactgtgaagaaagctgagcaccgaagaattgatgcttttgaactgtggtgttggagaagactcttgagagtcccttggactgcaaggagatccaaccagtccatcctaaagaagatcagtcctgggtgttcattggaaggactgatgctgaagctgaaactccgatactttggccacctcatgtgaaaagttgactcattggaagagactctgatgctgggagggattgggggcaggaggagaaggggatgacagaggatgagatggctggatggcatcactgactcgatggacatgagtttgagtgaactctgggagttggtgatgaacaggaaggcttggcgtgctgtaattcatgggatcacagagagtcggacacgactgagcgactgaactgaactgaatgatcattATGCCAGTCTTTATGTGGTACAATTTTTACACAATTTTCCACTTCTGCATAATGTCTGTAAATTATATCTGATTCCAAAGCAGAATTACTGTTTCCACAATACTGCAAGTCAAAATTTCAAGATTCTGCCCAGCCATTAAGCAGGAGAGGCTTACCTGCTGCTCCAAAAGCTCCAGGAAGGTACAGAGGACATAGAGGTACagacccttgtgtgtgtgtgttaagtcccttaaattgtgtcccactctttgataCCCTAAGAATTGTAGCCCGCCTGTggggctccgctgtccatgggatttcccagcaagaatactggagtgagttgccatgcccttctccaggggatcttccaaaccaaggaactgaacctgcgtcttacatctcctgcactgcaggtgggttctttatcattagcgcCATCTAGGAAGCCTTATGTAATATTATTGAGCCTGGACTGTCTGATATGGACTGAATCAGGTCCCCTCACCCctaattcacatgttgaagtcctaattccCAGTATTAAGCAGtataactgtatttggagacaagaTCTTTGaaaaggtaattaagttaaaatgagttcTTAAGCATGagccctaatccaacatgactggtatTCTTAGAAAAGGAGATTAGGATGCAGACTGTCACGTAGCAAGGACCATGAGagaacacagagagaagacagccatctgcaaTCCAAGGAGAGGGGTCCTCATAAGAAACAAACTGCTGACACATTGATCTTGGAATTCTAACCTCTAAAActaggagaaaataatttctgttgaTTAAACCACTCCATGTGTTGATACTTTGTCATGACAACCCTAGTAACATAATACAATGTTGcaaaagactgagaaaaaagaACCATTGAAAGCTATATGAAAGTTGagcataaatgagaaaattattacAGATTTGACAATGAAAAATGAGATTCAGGATTCAATGAAATGGAAAGAGACAAGTGCATGTGGTAAGAGCATGTGCAGAGTGTTGAGACAGGTGACACAGGTAAAGcactttatcatttattatttagtGCAATAAATATCTCTACAATGTAAATATCTTTACATCTTATGATTAAAACACCTGCCTGCAACTTTGTTCCTGgctaacttgaaaaaaataaatatttccccaattttgaaagactttattcattttttgtgtcTAATTTCACcataaattcataattttaaaaataatcctaaaatttcaaCTTAGTGCTCTCATTCATTCTGAAAATAAACTAATGGTTGATGAACTATCATTAAAAAGTCCCCCAGTTAAAACGACTTTCATGGCTTTCCTAAACCAAGGGTAAAATAAAGCATAAATCAAAGGGTTCATGGCTGAGTTATAGTAGGCACCCCAACAGCAAATCTCATAAATATAGGCAGGAGTTATGAAACCCATAAAGGCATCAATTAATATATCAATTGTATATGGTAACCATGAAATCATAAATGCTACTACTGTGACCCCCAGTGTTTTAGccgcttttctctctctcttggccACTCTCAATTTGTAACTCTCTGATTCTGCTTTGCTGccagtattttcaatttttagagCTTGTTGTTTAGCTACAATAAAAATCTTACCATAAAGAATTACCATAATGAGGGAAGGTATAAAAAATATCAGAACACTTATCAAAACCCATTCTTGATTTACAACAATTTGACAACCGCCTATACAGTTGAGAGCACTTACTAATTCCTCCATCCCATCGTCACTGACACCTGTGTAGAACACAGCTCCGCTGTACACAATGGGCAGGATCCAGGAGATGCAGATGCATACTCCTGACACAGACACCGTGAACTTGGTGGGATAGACCAGGGGGTCAGTAACAGCAACGTACCTGTCAATGGAGATGAAGCACAAGTGGAAGAGAGAAGAGTAACAAAATGCCACATCACAGGAACTGTGAAGGGCACAAAATCTGGCTCCAAAGTACCAGCAGCTCTCCACGGACCTGACCATGCTGAAGGGCATCACGGTCACTCCCACCAGAAAGTCTGCACAGGCCAGAGAGGCGATCAAGAAATTGGCTGGCGAATGCAGCTGcttgaagtgaagaactgaaatcATCACCAAGAAGTTTCCAAAGATAGCCAATAAAGACCCAAAGCCAAACACTGTGTACAGAATCACCCGAGATGCAGGTGAGTAGGAAGATTTAATACAAGATCTGTTCACATTCTCATAGCAGAACTGCACGGTATCAGGTTGGGAAAGATTGCTGGTCATGGTTCTGCAGTTGGATGCTTGCTTTTTTTCTGCCCTTCGGAAAAAATGGTtcaattctgaaaattaaataaataaaactgcataCTTGAATAATGCTTTTAAAACTTCCTCATATTATatctattttccattttgttaggtaaagaaattaaaagaatttttaaaattctgaaatttattcCTTCTgtgtttatataattatttctctttatctAGATCTCATAAGTAGTTAACTTTAAGCAAATCTACTATGGTTATTCAGAAATCACATTATCTGAATAATTGAAGAAATTTAATTTAGATACCTGGCCCTTTACACCTGTGAACTTCTTCCTTGCAAAGGATAATCACATGCAACAATTGCACATTTAAAAAGTCACCTCTCAATGGACCTCAGCCTTCATGTTGTCTGAAACGTTAACACCTAGGGTGCTTTAGAAAGCCAGCCAATAAACTTTGCCCATTATAAATTCCTCACAAGCAATCCCTGTAGTGTAAGGTGTGACTGATGAAAAGAAACTTACCTTTGTTGAttataattaaaaagtttttctgCAAAACATATTTCTCTGTGCCCTTTTACTTTATCAGAACACGATTTTAACATCCAAGAAATCGATTTTAATTCAACGGTTCCAAAATAGCCTCattctgtatttggcaataatgTTACCTATTCCCTATTTATAAGACTGGCTACACAATTTGCAGGATCTGGGACAAAATAACAATCTGGAGATCTTtgttcaaaaatatgaaaaatagtgCCCTCACATTCACaagttttttccccttctctgcagTTTCTCTCGACTTGCCAAGAtatttgatttttgctgtggAATGCCTCGCTCTCTTGGACGTGGAGATATTAGCAGGTCAAGTGCAGGTCCTTATAGGTGCCTGGAGACCCTGTTCTGCAACTCAGTGGCCCCCCCactgccaggctcccccttccACCAACCACTGAAACAATAGTCCAGGCTCTGTTTGGGGTGAGGAAGCTGAGCCAGGCATCTACCCTTCTCCTGGGCCTGCCGCCTCAaccaaagacagacagacaaccCCCTGGGACTGCAGCCTCCACATCAGGACCCACACCGTGCATGAATTGGGGTAGGTGAGGGGCTTGGCCCGCTGAGTCTCTACTGGAATGTGCTGTGGCCCTACCAACCTGAGATGGGATGACACTTGCCATGCATGCCTACAGTGAGACTGCTGGAGTGCGCACCTCACCACAGCCTCCCCAACGTCACGTCCGGTCCTCGCACAGGGTGGAAAAGGAATGGCAGTGCTAGTAGGTCAGAGTAAGGAAGGAGACCCTGGACTGGGCCCAGAGAGCCAAGGGGTGAGGAGCAGGTAGATGAAAACCCCTCCCAGGGAGAAAGGGATATAATGGGAGACAATCATAGGTAATGTGATTCCAGGTTCCAAGACCCCGCACATGCTCCATGGTCCCTTCCGACTTCACATACAAAATAcaattcaaagataaaattattacaaattcCAAAATTGCAGCAACAGACCTCAAAGCCCAATAGCAGGGTTCAGTGCTGCTGGACTAGTGGCAACCCATGGAAGGGCCCTGTCTGATTCGCTTCTGAAACTAAATTATCTCTTTGTAACAGCAACTAAATGAAGCAAAGAATGTCAAGGGGAGGCAACTGTCTAACTATCTGATAGGACAATTGGGAGCTGAGGGCCAGGCAGTTCTGATGGTAATATACTTTCTGGACACAGAATTTTGCCCTTCGGGTATCAACAGGAAATGAGAGAATTACAGAGGCAGACTAAAGACTgtaaagtgttaatc
The genomic region above belongs to Bos indicus isolate NIAB-ARS_2022 breed Sahiwal x Tharparkar chromosome 9, NIAB-ARS_B.indTharparkar_mat_pri_1.0, whole genome shotgun sequence and contains:
- the LOC139184836 gene encoding trace amine-associated receptor 8-like, translating into MTSNLSQPDTVQFCYENVNRSCIKSSYSPASRVILYTVFGFGSLLAIFGNFLVMISVLHFKQLHSPANFLIASLACADFLVGVTVMPFSMVRSVESCWYFGARFCALHSSCDVAFCYSSLFHLCFISIDRYVAVTDPLVYPTKFTVSVSGVCICISWILPIVYSGAVFYTGVSDDGMEELVSALNCIGGCQIVVNQEWVLISVLIFFIPSLIMVILYGKIFIVAKQQALKIENTGSKAESESYKLRVAKRERKAAKTLGVTVVAFMISWLPYTIDILIDAFMGFITPAYIYEICCWGAYYNSAMNPLIYALFYPWFRKAMKVVLTGGLFNDSSSTISLFSE